In Candidatus Polarisedimenticolia bacterium, a single window of DNA contains:
- a CDS encoding helix-hairpin-helix domain-containing protein gives MKTMWKKTGACLALGALVALALLAAPATVYSAATEEKAARLNINAASADDLATLPGIGPSYAKRIIEYREKNGPFKRVEDLLNVQGIGEKTLERIRDRVMVGSGK, from the coding sequence ATGAAGACGATGTGGAAGAAGACGGGCGCCTGCCTGGCGCTGGGCGCCCTGGTTGCGCTGGCGCTGCTCGCGGCGCCGGCCACGGTGTACTCGGCCGCCACCGAGGAGAAGGCGGCGCGCCTCAACATCAACGCCGCCAGCGCCGACGACCTCGCCACGCTGCCCGGCATCGGCCCTTCCTACGCCAAGCGGATCATCGAGTACCGCGAGAAGAACGGCCCGTTCAAGCGGGTGGAGGATCTGCTCAATGTCCAGGGCATCGGCGAGAAGACGCTCGAGAGGATCCGCGACCGCGTCATGGTCGGATCGGGGAAGTAG
- the serA gene encoding phosphoglycerate dehydrogenase, translating to MSRDTILIADPVAEVCAEIFRRAGWEVVRRDAGTTGDLTAALKEAVGLVVRSETKVTEALLDAGARLRVVGRAGTGVDNIDVAAATRRGVVVMNAPGENTIAAAEHTLSLMLALARNIPAADRSIKAGRWERGRFMGVELYGKTLGVIGLGKVGREVAARARAFGMEVRGFDPFLPEEVSSRLGFTMLPLPDLLAVSDFLTLHVPLNDQTRHLLGAETLQRCKPGIRIVNCARGGIVDEAALARALDQGKVAGAALDVFEKEPPASSHPLAARDEVVATPHLGASTVEAQEKVAVRIAEQMIAYLQRGSVAGAVNADAIEPEVFRVIAPWIELSEKLGRFQARLAPAAARDLTVELSGALLEHPVTLLVAAVLKGFLEGVVTQPVNLINAPLLAREMGIRVQEVRASDPSDYTSLVATRVTTASGDRTIAGTLFGKHEARLVRLDEFRFDAVPAGEMLICSNDDRPGMVGVLGTLLGQAAINIASLSLGRDHTGGKAIAIFNLDSPVSPDLLERIRSLSGILWAESVRL from the coding sequence ATGAGCCGCGACACGATCCTGATCGCAGATCCGGTCGCCGAGGTGTGCGCCGAGATCTTCCGCCGCGCCGGGTGGGAGGTGGTGCGCCGTGACGCGGGGACAACCGGGGACCTGACGGCCGCCCTGAAGGAGGCGGTGGGGCTCGTGGTGCGCTCCGAGACGAAAGTCACGGAGGCGCTGCTCGATGCCGGAGCCAGGCTGCGCGTGGTGGGGCGCGCCGGCACCGGGGTCGACAACATCGATGTCGCCGCCGCCACGCGCCGCGGCGTGGTGGTGATGAACGCGCCCGGCGAGAACACCATCGCTGCGGCGGAGCACACCCTGTCGCTGATGCTGGCGCTGGCCCGCAACATCCCCGCCGCCGATCGGTCGATCAAGGCGGGACGATGGGAGCGGGGCCGCTTCATGGGGGTCGAGCTGTACGGCAAGACCCTCGGCGTGATCGGCCTGGGAAAGGTGGGCCGCGAGGTGGCCGCCCGGGCCCGGGCCTTCGGCATGGAGGTGCGCGGCTTCGACCCGTTCCTGCCGGAGGAGGTCTCCTCGCGCCTCGGCTTCACCATGCTGCCGTTGCCCGATCTGCTGGCGGTCTCCGACTTCCTCACCCTGCACGTTCCTCTCAATGATCAGACCCGCCATCTCCTGGGAGCGGAGACGCTGCAGCGCTGCAAGCCGGGTATCCGCATCGTGAACTGCGCCCGCGGCGGGATCGTCGACGAGGCGGCTCTGGCGCGTGCGCTGGATCAGGGGAAGGTGGCGGGCGCGGCGCTGGACGTCTTCGAGAAGGAGCCGCCTGCTTCCTCTCACCCGCTTGCCGCGCGCGACGAGGTGGTGGCGACGCCGCACCTGGGGGCTTCCACGGTGGAGGCGCAGGAGAAGGTGGCGGTGCGCATCGCCGAGCAGATGATTGCGTATCTGCAAAGAGGCTCGGTGGCCGGGGCTGTGAACGCGGATGCGATCGAGCCGGAGGTGTTCCGTGTCATCGCCCCCTGGATCGAGCTGTCGGAAAAGCTGGGACGCTTTCAGGCGCGGCTGGCGCCGGCCGCGGCCCGCGACCTGACGGTGGAGCTCAGCGGCGCGCTGCTGGAGCATCCCGTCACGCTGCTGGTCGCCGCGGTGCTGAAGGGCTTCCTGGAGGGCGTGGTCACCCAGCCGGTCAACCTGATCAATGCCCCCCTGCTGGCGCGCGAGATGGGGATCCGGGTGCAGGAAGTGCGCGCCTCCGATCCTTCGGACTACACCTCCCTCGTCGCGACACGCGTGACGACCGCCTCCGGCGACCGGACCATTGCCGGTACGCTGTTCGGCAAGCACGAGGCCCGGCTGGTGCGTCTCGACGAGTTCCGCTTCGACGCGGTGCCCGCCGGTGAGATGCTCATCTGCTCCAACGACGACCGCCCGGGGATGGTAGGGGTCCTCGGCACCCTCCTGGGGCAGGCCGCGATCAACATCGCCTCGCTTTCCCTGGGTCGGGACCACACCGGCGGCAAGGCGATCGCCATCTTCAACCTCGACAGCCCCGTGAGCCCCGATCTGCTGGAGCGCATCCGCTCCCTCAGCGGCATTCTATGGGCCGAGAGCGTCCGGCTCTGA